The genomic segment TGACAGCTGGTTCCTTTTGCTCCACCCCCTCGCTTCCCCCAAACACAAGCAGAAATTCACCTCTGACAGCACTGCTTTCAAGCTCCCGCAGGACACGGTCCACACGGGACACATGACACACAGCCCTCGGCACACCTCTGCAGGGATAGTGCGGACAGacgcctccctctccctctccctcttcggCATGAAGCGCCTCACCTCTGCACCCTGGGCTGCCCTGGCCCTCGGCCTGGTCTTTGCCTCCTTCCACTTGGCTTGCTTGGCAGGTAGAACTGTGGGCTTTATTCTTGGCCacgctggggagggggagggagaaaaggaggaggagagggaaggagggaggagggaggaagagggtgggaggagggagagggaaggaggaggattcTTTGGCTAGGGTTGGTCCCGCACAAAGCAAAGAGCAAACAGTTCTCACCTGAAGGGTTAGACAGGAGGTGGTGGGTTGGCGTGGGGTGTGTCCGACAGCGTGGGGGGTGTCCGACGTTTACCTGAGCCCCTGAGCAAATGCTGGGCACCTCAGCTTGGACAGGATTAGCCACCTCGAGTGGACTTTGccacaaagaaagaggaaaaagcaatGTACCCACAGTCTCTCTCATCCAAGGACCAGTCTGGCCTAAAGTGACATTTTATTGGTTTGCTGCTTTTCAGTGGTTCCTTCCCTGTGCCCCCGGCTATTGTGGTTTGCAATTCCCGCTTAGTACTCCTGATCCTGCCCTAAGGTCTTCAGTCTCTTCCTTGACCCTGTGCTTCCTTTGCAACTTTCTCAAATCCTCAGACAGGAACACTGCCCAACGCTGTCGGCAAGGCTCCCACCTTCCGCGAGCACAGGAGATGCTGAGCTGTTGCCCTGTCTGTTCCCAGATGCAAGGGGTTGGTAGCAGCCCCTGGCTTGCTCTCTcaggctgggctctgcactctATGCAGGAAGATATTTCTCACACTCTTTTGCTCCTGGGGGTGGCCTCTGGCTTTGATCTCTGCTCTGCGGCTCCTGCCCTGTCCTTGACAGAGTTCCCTCTCTCAAAACCAACCCATGATGACCCCTCAGAGCTCTATCTGTCTCCCTTATCCTCACCGCCTCTCCTTTGCAGGTTCAGAGCGTGAGCTTTAGCCACTCAGCCTCAGCTCAAGTCTGGCTTCCACAACTTACAAGCTGTGCAACCTTGAGCAAATCACGTAACGTCTCTGCGCCCTAGTTTTCTCATTAATACCGTGAGGATAATCATAGCGCTTTATATATATAGGGTTGTCCTAAAGATGAAATGAGACCACTgcatataaagaacttttagTAAATCAGCACAGGGTAAACAATGAATGTTagcatgtttgttttattttccaatacCACTTCCCAAATAAATGTTtcgtttcttttgtttgtttacccTCATAGTGACTTGCTCATAATAGGCTCTCAAAAAACTTGACAAATTTAATTGCACTGAATTGTTGGGTGTTTCCAGCACCCAGTACTTTGGAAGTGACCCTAAGTGGGACTAGTCCCTGACTGGCTGTGCTTATGAGGGAGGAAGATGAGGTTTACATTCTTAGAAATTATTAACTAGACTATTCAGTTCGAATCATACAAAATCACTgatatcaaaaaaatttttgaccTATCAAAATGGCGATTTCACATAATACAAGTGAGTGATTAAATAGGTTTTTTCCATCCACTTGCTCTAGACAGGGACGACTCCCATTcgagggcagaggggagatgaAAGTCAAGGCCAAGGAAGTTAAGGGAAATTAAATGTGGAGGAATCAGTTtctccaaaacaaataaagacCAGGTTCTAAGCCATTTAGTTGTAAATAATTTACAGTAACAATCAGATTTTGTCAAGGTAATTACTATACTTCAGGCAGGACATTGGAGTGGCCTGGTGGGCGGGTGGCATAAAATTAGTCTGAGCAGCAATTTCATGGCTTTGGCTAAACAAGGAGTTTCTTCCTGACTTGTCCTGTGGCATGACAACAAGCTCCTTTGAAGGACACGCTGCCCTAGAAGGACACCCTGCTCTAGAGTCAGTGGGGCCTTGAGAGTTtccaaagtacttttttttttttttttaccatcctCAAGGAAGCTGAACAGCATATAATTAATTTCCAGAACAATTCTTTGCAATTGACCTCTTGGTCTTGATCTACCTAGACTAACACtatctaataaaaatttttttgatgatgGAAGTTGTGGGGTGTCCCGATGGGGTGAGAGCCAGCCGTACCAATAGTGAGAGAGTTCCCTCCAAGCAGagcaaaggagatagaagtttactGAGTTCACTGCCAAGGGCAGTGGGCAGGACAGCCAGGGAGAGACTGCCACGAGGTGGTGGTGAGGGGCTGTAGTTACAGGGCGGAGCGAGGGAGCATGGGAACAGAGAGACATTCCCGTTCCAGGGAACTGTGCCTGGTTGGAATGGGTCAGGGAAGGTGGCTATTTCGAGGCTTCATGACCCTGTTTGCTTTCAGCTGGGGGTTGCTGTGGGCCCTTTTGCCCTGATCAAGTTTCCAGAGCTCATGGCTGTTGTCTAAAAGCGGCCTCTACAGAAATGTCCCACGTCTGTGCTGTGTTTCCAGGATGGTAGCGTTCTGGAATGTGGTGATCCAATGTGGTAACAGAGTGCTTGACATGTGGCTAATATGAACAGGAAGTTGAATTTTTAATTCCACTTTAATAAATTTAAGTAGCTACAAGTAGTTGCCATATTGGACAGAGCAGACCTAGATCATCCGTCTTCTCATTCTCAGTCATGAAAGGGAAAGCAGACAATGGCTTCTCATGCTTGGGCATCTCCACATTCATCTCCGCAGCTCCACCTCACCCTCACAGTCTGACAGAACTTTGAGAATTCTCACGAAAGTTCTTTTTGCCTTTGTGCTCTTTACTTCCTGATCAAGAGGCAACTCTAGTGGCTGCAAATCCTAGCCACCTCTGGACTTGGTTGCATagtgttggatttttttttataaccatCCGCCTGAGGTATACCAGCATAATCATCAGAAGTCAAGAATCAAAGTCAGATTTCAACATTCAgtagttcaaattattttttaaagattttatttatttatttgacagacagagatcacaagtaggcagagaggcaggcagagagaggaggaggcaggctccctgctgagcagaaagcccaatgtggggctcgatcccaggaccctgagatcatgacctgagccgaaggcagaggctttaacccactgagccacccaggcgcccctagtcattCAAATTTTTTAAGGGAATTGGAGATCGTTATGAGAAGACATTCGAGCTTGTTAAGTGATCGTTCTCAAACAGATGAAAGAAACCATTTCTACACGTAGCTCTTTGCATGGGAAATAGCTAAAATAGAGTGTTTGGAAAGCTATTTGCAGCAAGCCGTTGGCCACTGAAGGGTGAGATATGAAGGAGATGAGCTGTGAAGCCCTGAATCCATGAGACATGCAGATAAACCGTCTCTGAATGACAATAGCGAAAGGCAAAGGGGACTGTATTTCTTTGTTGCCATAACAACATACCACAGACTCGGTGGCTTAGacaatagaaatttcttttttgacagCTGTGGCGACTCCAGGTGTCAGCAGGCTTGTCTTCTCCTGAAGCCACCTTCTCACGGTGACCTCACCCAGTCTCTTCTCTGCAGGTGCACACCTGGTGTCTCCTCTTCTCGCAGGACGTCAGTCATACAGGATGGGGACCCACCCATATGACTCCACTTAACCTTGATTtaacctctttaaaggccctttCTCCACAGGCAGTCACTACCATGGGTTAGGACTTCAGTGAACTTGGACGGGACAGCTCAGTCCAGAACAGAGGGTTAGCTTTGCTGCATGAAGTCTTACAGTACCTAGACCGGGACTTCTATAATACTTCTGCAGTATCACTGTGAATTCACAAAAAAGATTTCAAACGCTATGCCTGGGGATGAATTTTCCTACTGCCCGAGAccctcttttgtcttttcttccagaAGTGAGGAACAGCAACAACTCAACCTTGACCACCCAGCACCCAGATCCCGGAAGCCTAGAGCAGTGCCCCAGTAAGCTTCTCCTGGCTACTGGCCTCACCCCAGAGCTGGCCCTGAATCTGGGAGGGAATTCAAAgcctgcttgctttctcttgaTGGGGTCTGGTGGCACAGTGCCTGCCTGGCCTTCCTGGGCCCTGGTGTGGTTTGTTCATGGTCCCAAGAACTTCCTGCATAGCACATTGGCACATTGAAAAAGCTATCTCAGCCCTGGCCTTGATGTAGGCTCACAATCTTTGGTACAGATGGCTTTCGTGACCCATCCACAGCAGAGCAACCAAAGATACATTAGAAACTTAGAAGGCGGAAAACCGTAAAAATCCGCCAGTCCAACTTCTGCCCGATGCAGGAGCTTTGTTTTGACACTCTTTGCATATTTCTGCCCATCCTCTGCTTGATTACTCCCAATGGCAAGGAGCTCAGTACTTCCTAAAGCAGGGAGCATTGTTACCCTGTGTCCAATTCATAGACAGTGTTGTTTTATTCTATGTCTGGCTCCCTTTCTGCTGCCCTTCCTGGATGACCAAACGGGTTTACCTCTGGGCATTTCCAAAGGAGGGAACAGGTAGATAATAGGTTGAGATTAAGTAGAGAATAATAGGTAGAGATTAAGTTCACGGCTTTGGCTTCCTTCAGacttgggtttgagtcctggtCTGTCATCTGGAGACCTCTGGTGAGCTACTGCCTCAGCTCCTTCATGGGAATAGTCGCTGTCCCTCGCCCCAGTGGGGAATGAATGAGGGAGCGTGTGGGAAGCACCTGACACAGTGTGTGGCATCCTTTAGTGAACGCTAGCTCTCCGATGACCCCTTGCTTGTTCCTACAAACCTCGGAGGAGGAGCTGGGTGGGCGGGTGCCATGCGCCCTGCTGTTCTAGCTCTCCCTTCCCCCGCAGACGTGGACTTCTGCCCCCAGGCGGCTCGGTGCTGCCACACCGGCGTGGACGAGTACGGCTGGATCGCGGCGGCCGTGGGCTGGAGCCTGTGGTTCCTCACCCTCATCCTGCTCTGCGTAGACAAACTGATGAAGCTCACGCCGGACGAGCCCAAGGATTTGCAAGCGTGAGGCTTAGACCCTGAGCCCAGAGCACTTCGGTCGCCACCCAACTGCGGGTCACTGCGcgggagggggggaggggtgcagctCCAGGTGTTGTCACCTCCGGGCTGCGGTGACTTccacaagagaaggaagaaggaaagggggatCCGAGGAAGAAAGGCCAGCGCTGCTCCCCACCAAAATCCACAAGGCGCTCGTGCGTGCGGAGTCCGGACCGTCTCTGTCTGGATCCCCTCGCCTCTCCCCAGGGCTCCCGCCCACCCGCAGAGTGACGTGACTTTGACTTTTGTCCGCACGTTCCTCGGAGCTAAGCTCAGAACCTTCTCACCCCAGGCCATTGTGTTCCATCTCCTGTTTCATTCAAGGGCATCCCTGGCATTCTGAAATGTAGGACTCGCCTTTGACCGGCCCAGcgtcctccccccgccccaccccctcgtGCATTGCTTCTCccgctcttgttctttcttcaacCTTGTCCTCCACGGTGGTCCTACCCCACCGTCCCCGCCATCCCCGCCGGCAGCCCGGCTCTGGCCTTCCTACATCGCCCCTGCCTTGCCTCAGGCCTTTTCAGTGCTGTCTTCACTGCAGTCCAGCACGTCTTCCCCACGAGATCCTCCCCAGGGGTCTTCCCCACGGGGTCCTCCCCACGGGGTCCTCCCCAGGGCCACTGTCAGTGCGGTGCTGTCACCCTCTGTGGACGACCTTCCGTGAAGCCTCACCCCCAAACTTCTCACAGGGCTGGCCTTCCACTCTCCTTGGAGGGTCTGTCTCCCCGTGCCTCCAGGACCAGGCCTCCAGGGAACCTGTCCTTGTCCCAGCATCTCCCACTTCCTGCTGCCAGGCCCTCCGTCTCCAGATGGAAGCCCAGGCCTCAAAGTCCTGCCCAAATGCCTTCCCTCATAGCCTCGGGGGACCCAGAACTGGCGTTCTTGGGGCGTCTGCTCTGCCCTGAAGCGCAGTCCTCGTGAATATAGTCAGGGGATACTCCGTCCTGCTCCTGGGGCAAGTTCCTCCTAATGTCTGTCCCAccaatgaatgatgaatgaatgaatgaatgaatgaacgaacaaatGAGCAGGTCCTGGCCTGAGATGAATTTATGACACTCATTCCATGTAGAGAACTTCACTTTTCTAGAAAGGGTTGAAATAACCCATCTCCACGGAAGCCAGCTGGTTTGCTTCCCGCTTACCCTGCATAAGGATGTTACTGGTCACTGGgaacatggggggaggggggtgtgggtcagaggagaggagagcgggttcatcagaaggaaggaagaacaaaatgaCTCTTCTTATTATGAGACACGGCGGCCCTGTGTGGTGACACATGTATTTAGACTGAACAACCAAATAATTATGCACAAGAAAGTGAGGGGCCCCTGAAGAAGCATTTCCTAGGTTCTTTCAGAAAATCTAAGTAGATTTCCCCGACGGTGGGAACTGAAGGAATTTTGCCTGGCTTAGTCTGCTCTTTTCTGATTCTCCGTGGTTTAATCAATAAAATGGATGGATTTACTGTGCCCTTGCGCTAAGTGATCGCATGAGCAAGTGTCTGCGTGACGCCCTGTGCGATGTTATAAACACACACGAGCAGGTTCTGCTTTTTTAGCTGTTTGAGAAGAGTTTCCACAGGATGTGATGGTTGAAATCCTTAGAGATGGAAAGAGTCAGTAAAGACCCCTGGGATTTAACATCTGCAagcatttttgaaataaaacagtGTGACCTCGTGGTGAGAACATGACCTCCGAAAAGCAACAGATAGAAGGGAAATGGAGGTTGATGGCTGGCCAATGTGAACAAAAATGAGTCACTTCACCTTGGGGAATGTCAGCTTCCTAAGTAGAAAATGTAGGAATCAGACACAGCCGTGATTACAGATTCGGTTGCCAAAGCCTGTAGGGCTAGCTGGGGGTGCCGTGCAGAAGGGGTGGGCGTGAGGCCAGTCCTTGCCACCACAGAAGCATGGCTCTTACCTCCTCTAGATACCAGACCTCCCCAATAATTTCATTtgctcctttattattattattatcatcattatttagagagagggggagtgggagaggggcagagagggagagagaatctccagtggACTCCCCACgcaggctcgatctcaccaccctgggatcatgacctgagctgaaatcaacaggcggacccttaaccaactgagccacccaggcgcccccctcattTGCTGCCATAGAAGGAGAAAGCCGGAACATCCCCTCAGATCTGGGCAACGTGAAGGTACTTAGACTACACTGAGGTGAGTAATATGTAGCTGCTGTCACTGTCACATTCAAATGCAGGCGTGTTGTGAATcgcctccctctcctctgtacCGGAGCAAGGACAGACCAAATCCAAATAATCACTCTTTTCTCTGAGATAGACTGAAAGACAAGTTACGTAATTTGATGGTTATTCTTTCCAGATGCCTCATCTCAGCTCTTCCCTCCGCATGGGATCTCATCACTCTATCCAAGTGAAGACttgtcaataaattaaaaaggaaaacctgAAGGGGAAAACCAAGTACCAGCTTCCGGGGACCTAGGAACTCCCTGGTATAAAGCAGTAGGCAGGACCCACCTAACAGTAGATGTGCTTTTCGTCTAAGAGTTTTGCTTTTAGTAGATGGTGTTGCCCCCACAGGCttgtcacaggctgggtgacgCAGAGTCCACACTGCTTGGGGCACCTCTGTACCAAAGTGGCCTGCATGGAAACAGAATATTAAACATTAAGGTGTGACACAATTATGAGACTTTAAAATCTATTCCTTTTTATAGATGCATGATACCCAGGGACacataaatcaaatatatatttttttattaaaaataaaatgttaggagcgcatgggtggctcagtcagttaagccttcagcttcagctcgggtcatgatcctggggtcctgggattgagccccacatcgggctccctgctcatcgggaagtctgcttctccctctgcccctccccctgcttgtgctccctctccccgaccctctctctggcaaataaataaattaaatctttcataaaataaaatagtataccATGCAAGATTCATCAACAACAAGTCTTAGGCTACCTTTTCCATAAAAAcatgtataaatacattttttaacttAGAGAAATAATCTAGAAATGGTTTTGATGAAGAGCAACTTTCTCTGCCTGAACCCTGGCATCTGTTTTAAGATCATGTATACAGAATATGGTGTGATTGCATTGGTTTTCATCGGCGTGTGGTAGGAGGGCCTTATAGACAACCTCTGTCTGGCATCTCCTTCCAGCCTTACCTGATTGAGCCCATCCTTCACACTTTCTTCCAGAATAATCTTTCTAATACCTAAATAAGTGATCAAGGCACTCCCCTGCCTGAAATCCTCCTGTGACTCCTGAACGCTGACAGAGTAAATCCATACTCTTAGGATGACCCCCTAAGGCCTTCTGGGATTAGATCCCCAGGTATTTCTTTAGCTTAACGTTTACATATCCTTCATGCAAACCCAGTTGTGAATTATTTCAGTTCCTAAACATGCGAGGTCTTTTCTATCCTCCCCTTCTTTGTTCCTGCCATTCACAGGGCCTGGAACATACTCTTCCCAGGAGGCAGATTTCTCATGAGCCAAGGGAGGCTTGCACTCATTTGCAGGCTCCCCCGCCCCAGGCCCACTACccaattttgtatttctaattctgtatttttttttttaagagggcctttttaattatatacatgTGAGACCCCATAAACCTGAACCTTGCCCTTCTGCGCCacctttcctcttctgattggATTCATTTAGGTTACTGGAAGTGGTCTTTCCAGTCCGGCTGACCCTCGTCCCTGGAAAGATGGACACGTGCACCACCTCAAGGGCCTGTGCGCACCTTCAGGGCAGCACAATGACAAAGTGCTTGACCAAACTCTAGCCAGGCTCCTCTTGATCCCTCTTCTCAACTAGGCCTCAACCCTGGCCTAGAAAAACCACAGAATCTCAACAAAAACCATTTTGTCTGCCTTCTCCCACACATTCAAAGACTTGAATGAACACTAATATAGCTTCTAACAGCTCAAGGCCACATCCCCAGGATGACCCTACTCCCACCCCCTTAAAGCACTTGCCTGAGAGTGCTCAAGGCTGACAAAGGGATTGACCCTTTGTTCTAACTGATGTCTGACAGTAGGCATCTGACCaccttttcttagagcatttactaaAAGGGACTTACAAGCATaaattcttcctctgtccctttgaAATATATGTACCTATTTCGACATCGACATACCTACCtatatatctatccatctatatATCTGTTACGACCAGGATCTGGAAGCTAttcctttaaaatgtaatcatcagGAAGGACAGGATCCTAACTTTGATGACTGACAGCTGGCAGACACAGCTGGCCTAATCATCAGCGTTTACACTGACCAACTTTTTGCATTTCTGACTTCCCTGACTCTACTGAGCCCCAGCTCTCCCCACTCCCTACTCCCTCTTTCCTCTGTAACACACCCAGTCACTCTGTATAAATCAAAGTTGAGTTCATATTAGACCTTCTTTCCCTACTTCCTACTATAATAGTATATTACAATTAAAATCTGTCCTTAACCACATCggtgtgtggcttttttttttttttttaatctttgacaaTGGCGCATGTTGGAGTATAATATCTACCTAGTCTTTCTCATGGGTCTCTTGGAAGACCCATGTGTCTTTAACCTCAGATTCCTTCCACCTTCCCAAGGCCCAGATGTGCAGCACaaactcagtaaacatttgaaGAATTAGTGATTCAGACGAGACCCAAGAATGTGACCTGTGCCAACAGCCACAGTAAAGAGGTAGAACTgtgaagacagaggaggaggctCTTGGGAAAATTTGGTGTCTCAAggttggaaaaaatttttaattatttttccataagtttctaataaacatatatttaagtCACTTGTGGAAATGAGTAATGGGCAGGTCTACTCACCAGTTCTGTGAGGAGAGACAATGGACAAGGACCAGActgtataaaaatagaaatttgacCCACAATCTGCAGCAACCAGCCCAAGAAGCCAAACCACTACCTGTGTAGGAAGGTAGTCTTGGACACCAACTGGTCTAGGAAGTCAGTCTACCATGTGTAGCACCCAAGCCAGGAAGGCAAACAGCTTCCATCACAATCAGCCCAAATAGCCAAAGATTTGGTGAATAACAGACAGCTTCAGTTAATTCATTTTCAGCCTTGCTTCCAAGTCTGGACCATCCAGGGAAAGTGAAATGTGTACCTCTAACCAAGCACACAGGATGCCCCACTCTCAGTCAGCCCACCTGCAGCTGGCCCATGCCAACAGTCATAATCAGGGCACACGGAAGATCAGATGCCTTCCCCTCTTCGGCTGTGAAGCTTTCCCAttttcctgcctgcctcccagtgACTACCAGATGTAAGGGATGGAGGCGGACT from the Lutra lutra chromosome 11, mLutLut1.2, whole genome shotgun sequence genome contains:
- the TMEM213 gene encoding transmembrane protein 213, with protein sequence MTHSPRHTSAGIVRTDASLSLSLFGMKRLTSAPWAALALGLVFASFHLACLAEVRNSNNSTLTTQHPDPGSLEQCPNVDFCPQAARCCHTGVDEYGWIAAAVGWSLWFLTLILLCVDKLMKLTPDEPKDLQA